Part of the Bacillota bacterium genome is shown below.
CCGGTAACTCAAAATACAAAGCGCTATATCAGAACATTTTTGGCACTTGACCGTTCGCTAGCCTATTCAAGACATTACCCTGCAATAAACTGGACAACCAGCTACAGCGACTATGTCGATGATCTTAGCGAATGGTACGAGCAGAACGTTGACTTCGATTTTCTAAAACTCCGTGAGCGCATGACAACTATACTCACTGAGGAAACAAGGCTTATGGAAATAGTTAAGCTTATCGGTGCCGACGTTCTTCCTGACAGTCAGCGTCTTATAATAGAAACAGCTCGTATAATACGCCTTGGCTATCTGCAGCAAAACGCCTATAATGCTCAGGATACCTATGTTCCTTTGCCAAAGCAATTCCTTATGATGAAACTTATTATCTATTTTTATGACAAAGCCAGTTTGATAATTCAAAAATCGATACCTTTGTCTCTCCTTGCTGACACTGGTATATATGATAAGCTTATCCGTATGAAATACGACATTCCATCAGAAAATATGCAGGAATTTGAAGCGCTTCGTCTTGAAATAAAAGAAACAGTCAAGAAAATAATAGAAGAGAATACTTTTTAAGGAGGGGTTGACATGTCAGTAGAATATATAAGACTTAAGGACATAAACGGGCCCCTCGTCGTTCTTGACGGCGTTGAGAACGTATTTTTTGATGAGGTTGCTGAACTTGTTCTTGATAATGGAGAAAAACGTCTTGCCAAAGTTGCCGAGATCGGCGGCGGCAGGGCTGTTTTACAGGTATTCAAAGGTACGAAAAATATAGCTCTTGATAATTCTAGGGTTAAGTTTACCGGGCACCCGATGGAGCTTCCGCTTTCTAAGGAAATTCTCGGCCGTGTTTTTAACGGCGTAGGTGAGCCGATAGATAATCTTCCTGCTGTTTATGCTGAAACAAAGCGTAATATCAACGGTCTTCCGCTGAATCCAGTTTCTCGTGTCTATCCGCGAAACTATATCCATACAGGCGTTTCAGTTATCGATGGATTGTCAACACTAATCCGCGGGCAGAAACTGCCCATATTTTCTGGAAGCGGTTTGCCTCACAATCAATTGGCTGTTCAAATAGTTCATCAGGCTAAGATTGCCGAAGAAGAAGGCAGTGAATTTGCTGTTGTTTTTGCTGCAATGGGTGTCAAAAATGACGTTGCGGATTACTTTAAAAAAGCTTTTGAAGAAAGCGGCGTTATGCAAAGGGTTGTAATGTTCTTAAACCTGTCAAACGACCCTATCATCGAGCGTATAATTGCGCCTCGGTGTGCTTTAACAGCAGCTGAATATCTTGCGTTTGAGCTTAATATGCATATTCTTGTCGTACTTACAGATATAACAGCCTATGCTGAAGCGTTGCGTGAACTTTCTTCTTCGAAGAACGAAATCCCTGGAAGAAAAGGATTTCCGGGTTATCTTTATTCCGATTTTGCGTCTCTTTATGAGAGAGCTGGCATGGTGTCATCTTCGACCGGATCCGTCACGCAAATTCCTATTCTTACAATGCCAAACGATGATATAACCCATCCTATCCCGGATCTTACAGGCTATATTACTGAGGGACAGATCGTTTTTGACCGTGCGCTTTTCCAGCAGGGAATTTATCCTCCTATCGCCGTCCTTCCTTCCCTATCACGCCTTATGAAAGATGGCATTGGTAAAGGTTATACTCGTGAAGATCATCCGTCTGTTGCAAATCAACTCTTCGCGTCCTATTCAAAGGTTCAAGATGCTCGTTCTCTTGCTTCAGTTATCGGTGAAGATGAACTTTCTGCCACAGATAAACAATATATAGCTTTCGGCAAACGCTTTGAAAGTGAATTTTTGCAGCAGGGCAGAACGGAAAACCGTTCACTTGACCAGACTCTTAACCTTGCTTGGGATATCCTCTCTGAACTGCCTGAGTCAGAGCTTGACCGTGTCGATTCAGATACGCTCAAAAAGTTTTATCATAAAAAGTAAGGGATCATTTTATGAATGTAAATGTTTTTCCTACAAAGGGCAACTTAATGAATATCAAGCGTTCATTTTCGCTGGCAAAACTTGGTTATGAACTGCTTGATAAAAAGCGCAATGTCATGATCATGGAAATGATGGCGCTGATGGGCAAGGCAAAAGAAATTCAGGCTGAAATCGACTCAACTTTTGCTGATGCATACTTTGCTCTGTCGCAGGCCAATATAACTATGGGCGTCGACACAATATATGATATATCTTTATCGTATCCTGTAGATGATACGGTCAACGTAAAATACAGAAGCGTAATGGGAACAGCACTTCCCATTATCGCTAAACCTGATTTAACTCCAAAACCTTTTTATGGTTTTGAATACACAAATTCACGTTTTGATAAAGCTTTTATTTCATTTTTGCGAGTAAAAGAATTGATTTTAAGGCTTGCAGAGATTGAAAACAGTATTTATCGACTTGCTTATAATGTTAAAAAAACGCAAAAACGTGCAAATGCCCTTCATGATATAATAATCCCTCAATATTCGGATATAGTAAAATTTATAACCGAAGCGCTTGAAGAAAAAGACAGGGAAGAATTTTCCAGGCTTAAAATAATTAAAAGCATTAAAACAGGTAATAATAAGAGAGAGAAGTAATTCTCTCTCTTATTTATTTCGATTCGCGGCTTTACGCGATCGACAAATCCAAAATTGCTTTAAGCTTAAAGCGTAACGGAGGTTAGTTTATGGACAGGTTTGCACTGTTACTCGTTATCATTGGTGCAATAAATTGGGGCAGCATTGGAATATTCAATTTTGACATCGTAGGTTGGATATTCGGAGGGCAGGGCGCGGCAATCAGCCGTGTGATATTCACTCTTGTCGGGCTTGCCGGAGTCTGGTGTGTTTCGTTGCTGTTTCGGGAGAGAGATGTCGTTGAACACGACACCTAATCCTTGCACAATCCATTAAAAAAAAGAGAGGCAAACCCCTCTCTTTTTTGATTATTTTTTAAGTGATTCAACAAGCTGCTTGGTGTCCCTGGCAATCATACATTCCTCATTCGTCGGGATAACCATTATCTTAAATGCTGAATCCGGCGTGGATATTATCGTCTCTTTTCCGTGTATGTTATTAAGTTTAGAATCTATATGAATGTTTTGAAGTCCCTTAAGCACCTCTTGGCGAAGTTCTGGATTGTTTTCACCAACCCCGGCTGTGAACACTATACCATCGATCTTCCCGAGGATATACATAAAACTTCCTATATACTTTTTGATCTGATAAATAAACATATCAAGCGCAAGCTTTGCACGTTCATTTCCTTCAGCTACCGCATCGTCAATATCGCGGAAGTCACTTGAAACACCGCTTATACCAAGAACTCCGCACTCTTTATTCATGAACATGTCCATCTCTTTACTGGTCTTGCCTTCGATTCTTTCAATATAAGTAACGACGGCAGGATCCATTGCACCGCAGCGGCTGCCCATCATAAGACCATCGAGAGGAGTAAATCCCATCGTTGTATCAATACATTTGCCGTTTTTTACAGCCGTTATTGATGAGCCGTTTCCAAGATGGCATGTAATAAGGTTGACATCATTAACATCTTTTCCAAGCATTGCAGCGGCACGCTGGGTAACAAATCTATGAGAAGTTCCGTGGAAGCCGTATTTGCGTATTGCATATTTTTTATAGTAATCATACGGCACACCATACATATAAGCCTCTGGTGGCATTGTCTGGTGGAATGCTGTATCAAAAACAACTACATGAGGCACATTTGGGAGAACCTCCATGCAAGCCCTAATTCCCGACACACTGTGTACATTGTGTAAAGGTGCTAACTTGCCGCACTCTGCAATTTCATCAATAACAGCTTCATTAACAAGCTTTGCCTCTTTAAAATGCTCGCCGCCATGTACAATTCGATGTCCTACAGCTGAAATTTCATCAAGAGAGCTTATACAACCGATTTCTTTATCGGTAATAACTTCAATTACCTTGCGGACAGCTGTTGAATGATTAGGCATACTGAACTCCTTAACAAACTCTGCTTTTGCAGATTTGTGTTTCAAAAGTCCGTCAATGCCTATCCTATCACAGTTGCCTTTGGCAAGAACGCTCTCATCCGTCATATCTATTAATTGATATTTGAGCGACGAACTTCCGGCATTAATAACCAATATCTTCATTTTTTCCCTTCCAATCGTTCAATTCTTGTATTATAATATAACCAATTAAAAATTATACCTCATAATTTGATGTTTAATCAAGTATTTCTGGACAATATTATGTGTTTTTGGAGTAAATTTTATGAAAATCTCTGCTGTAATATGTGAATATAACCCGTTTCACAGCGGTCATGCTTATCATATACAAAAGACAAGGGAAAACGGCGCTACCCATATAATTTCTTTAATGAGCGGCAATTATGTTCAGCGTGGGGATATTGCTGTTTTTGATAAATGGACAAGAGCCAAACTCGCCGTTTATGGAGGTGCTGACCTCGTGCTTGAGCTTCCAACCCCATATGCTATGGCTTCTGCTGAAACATTTGCCCGCGGTGCTGTAACTTTACTGAACAATCTTAATTGCGTTGACGAACTCAGTTTCGGCAGTGAGATTGGAAATCTTACAATGCTAAAGCTTATCGCTGATTTATCTGAAACTCCGGTTTTATCAAAAGCTATCCGAGGTTTTTTAGACGAGGGAGCAAGTTTCCCTAAGGCAGTTTCACGTGCTTATGAAAAAACAATGGGGCATGAACTGTCTGATGTATTGAATACCCCCAACAATGTTCTTGCGGTTGAGTATATCAAAGCTCTTAAAAAAATCAAATCAAAGATCCAGCCATTTACGATACAGCGTATTGGTTCAGGCCACCATGACCCAATCGAGAAAGAGGGTTACGTTTCAGCATCTTTTATGAGAGATGAAATAAAAGGCGGTCGTTTTGATGAACTTCGCAGTTATATGACTGATAGACAATTCGAACTTTTAAAAAATGAAATAGAAGCTGGAAGAGCACCTTATCTTCTTGAATGGATGAATAAGGCAATACTTGCAAAACTGCGCACAATGTCTGATTATGACTTTCAAAAACTGCCTGATCTTAGTGAGGGCATTGAACAGCGCCTGATGAACTTTATTAAACAATGTGTATCTGTAGAAGAAATATGCATGTCTGTAAAAACCAAACGTTATCCTTTAAGCCGAATCCGCAGACTAGTAATTTCCGCATTCCTTGGGCTAAGCAAAAAATTTTCCATTCAGTCTGCTCCATATGCCCGTGTTCTTGCGATGAATAATAAAGGACGAGAAATACTTTCTTCCATAAAATCATCTATCCCTATACTTACCAAGCCCGCAGATGTCAACGAAATGTGCATGGAAGCGCAAATGCTGTTTGAGTTTGAAAGCCACGCAACCGATCTTTATGTCCTGGCATCCCCATATATTCAGCGTTGTGGCCTTGAGTACACGATCTCACCTGCATATATATCAGACTAAAATACTACTATCTGCCTTTAATAGAGAAATACCTGCCTGTCTTCCTCTTATAATTAATATATTCCTCACCAAAAACAGTTGGAAGAAACTTTTCCTCTTCGATTATCTGCAAATGAAGTACGGTGACAGATAAGAGCAGAAAACAAATCTGAAGGGCATTGCTGAATGCGGCAGTAAACCCTATATAGAATAAATCAAAACCCAAAAAAGCCGGATTGCGGCTGAATCTATAAATGCCATCTTTGACTAATGTAGTTTTTTGCGATGAATCTACTCCGGCACGCCAGCTTTCACGCATAGTAATCATAGCAATAATAAAAACAGTTACTCCGCTTAGTGCTATCACGATTCCGACATAACGTAGAGTGTTGCTGTACGCAAGTAGAAACCATTTAGCATTTACAATTATACTTAATAGTTGAACAGCCGTCATAGTAAATGTTATTACTTTTAATAAAACTTCTATTCTTAATGTGTGTTTTGGCTTTTCTCCCCTACCCATCCTGTCTGTTGTTATGCCGTGGCGGCGCTGTGACAACATTTTCTCAAAGTAGCTGCCGTAAAATAAAACAATAACTAAAAACCCTAATATCTGTATCAATTCCACTTGCAAACCTCTTATTATAAGAAACGCCCATGCTTGAGCATGGACGTTTTTTATGTTTAACTATTTATTTTGTACCAAAAATTCTGTCTCCAGCATCACCGAGACCAGGTATTATATAGGCGTGATCATTAAGTTTTTCATCCTTTGCCGAGCAGAAAATATCAACATCCGGATGGTCCTTTTCAATTTTTGCGATGCCTTCAGGAGCGGCGATTATGTTCATCATCTTGATGCTTCTCGGGTTATATCTCTTGATAAGATTGATAGCTGCTGAAGCGGAACCACCGGTTGCAAGCATCGGATCAAGAATGATTACATCCCTTTCACTTATATCGCTTGGCATTTTACAGTAATATTCAACAGCCTTAAAAGTTTCAGGATCCCTGTAAAGCCCGATATGCCCAACCTTTGCGGCAGGAACAAGCTTTAATATGCCCTCGACCATTCCGAGTCCGGCACGTAAGATCGGAACGACTGCAAGCTTCTTTCCGGCAATCACCTTTGTCTTAGCAATAGCAATAGGTGTCTCGATCTCAACTTCTTTTAGGGGCATGTCACGAGTAGCCTCGTAGCAAAGCAGCATTGCTATTTCCTCAATGACCTCGCGGAATTCCTTTGAACCGGTGTTTTTGTCTCTAATTATCGACAGTTTGTGCTGTATCAGAGGATGTTCAATAATATGTGTACTCATTTTCAACTCTCCCTATATGTTAATTATTTTTCAAGCGCTGAAATTTTATCGATCCTTCTCTGGTGCTTTCCGCCCTCAAACTCGGTGCCAATATATGCATCAACGATCTCGAGCGCCAAACCTTCTCCAACGACCCTAGCGCCAAAGCATAGCACATTGGCGTTATTGTGCATCCTCGTAAGTTTTGCGCTGTAGGTATCGCTGCAGCAGGCAGCCCTTACGCCCTTTATCTTGTTTGCCGCTATCGACATGCCGATGCCCGTTCCGCAGACCAATATGCCCTTTTCACAGGTGCCGTCTGTAACAGCAGTGCCCACAGCGAGAGCAATATCAGGATAGTCGCAGGAATCGGTGCTGTATGTGCCGAGATCCTTCACTTTGAGTCCTTTTTCCTCAAGATGTTTTATGACCGCACGTTTCAGTTCAAAACCCGCATGGTCACAGCCAATCGCTATCATGGCGTTACCTCCTTATTTTTTTGCCTGGAAATAAGCTCTCTCTCAGCCTGTGGAAGCCTCAAGTAAAACGCTTCAAGCTCTTCGGCTGTAACAAAAGGCCCTTCCTCTGCCGCGGCAGCGACTGAGGATGCCCGCTGAAAACGGACTGCCGGCGCGCTGAGGCGGACATGCTCATACTTTTGATATGCATTATAACACAATTCTGCCCCGTCGCCAACTAGTATGACCTGTTTTTTATATAATTTTATTTCTTTCTCAAGCTCGGCTATTGGCAGTGCCCTGTCAGGCGTTATCCGCTCGATCCTGCCGTTTTGGCATGTGAAGACAGCATTGTACACCTGATTGCAGCGTGCGTCCATCACAGCGGCGATATAGCCGTCAAACGTGGACACATTATATGCTGCCGCCTCAAGTGTTGATACAGCAGCGCATTTTATATCTCTGCCAAAAGCAAGCCCCTTTACCGCGGCAATCCCTATACGTATCCCCGTAAAAGAGCCAGGCCCCGCCGCAACGGCAATCGTGTCAATATCGCTTAAAGAATATCCGGCTGTGCCAAGCAGTTTCTCGCACATCGGAAGCATCGTTTCGCTGTGCGTAAGCCCTATATTTATATAAAATTCTCCTATAAGCTTGCCGTCATCGGTTATAGCGACGCTTGCGGCTTTTGCGGACGTTTCAAAGGCAAGAATCTTCATTTTTTCTCCTCTTTGACGGTAATGAGCCTCTGACGCTCGTTTTTAGTCTTCTCTATCGTGACCTTCACATATTCGTCAGGCAGGACATAGTCTATCTTTTCGCTCCACTCAATAATGCAGATGCCGTCCCCCTCAAGGTAGTCAAAAAAGCCAGTGTTGTACAGGTCTTCAAAGCTGTCTATCCTGTACATATCAAAATGGTAAAGGTCGGGGTTTCCCGGATAATACTGCATTACAGTAAAGGTCGGGCTGGTCACCGACGCCTCCGGTGCGACAGCCTTGGCAAAACCGCGCACAAATGCCGTTTTTCCGGCGCCGAGATCGCCGAAAAGGGCGACTGTTTGCCCGCCGTGAAGCGTCTTTGCAAGTTCATATCCGGCTTTTTCGGTGTCTGCCGGACTGTTTGACATGATGGTCTGCATCATGACCTCCAAAAATCAAAATATTCCTACAATGTTTCCGTCGTCATCGACGTCTATCATTTCGGCAGCCGGCACCTTGGGAAGCCCCGGCATCGTCATAATATCTCCTGTAAGAGCCACTGCAAAACCGGCGCCTGCGGAGAGACGCACGTCCCTTACAGTAACGGTGAAGCCGGACGGACGCCCAAGCTTTGCCGGATCGTCGGAGAGTGAATACTGCGTTTTAGCCATGCAGACCGGCATGCCGGAAAATCCCATCTCTTCTATCCGTTTGATAGCGGTTTCCGCTTTTGACTCGAAAACCACACGCTCGCCGCCATATATCTCACGCACAATCGTATTGATCTTTTCTTTTATCGAAAGATCGTCTGGGTAAAGCGGTCTGAAATTGGACGGCACTTCCTCGATCGTTTTGATAACAGCTTTTGCAAGATCGATTCCGCCCTCGCCACCTTTAGCGAATACTTCTGCAACTTCGCATTTTGCATTTTTGCTTTTGCAAAACGCTTTGATAAAATCTATCTCGGGGTCAGTATCCGTATAGAAGCGGTTTATCGCAACGACTGCCGGAACGCCGTATTTCTGGATATTTTCTATATGTTTTTCTAGATTTACTATTCCCTTTTTAAGCGCTGTGATGTTTTCCTCAGATAGATTTTCTTTTTTCACCCCGCCGTTGTATTTAAGAGCGCGGACAGTGGCGACAATAACGACCGCATTCGGTTTCAGCCCCGCAAAACGGCATTTTATATCAAGGAACTTCTCAGCGCCGAGATCGGCCCCGAATCCCGCCTCCGTGACACAGTAATCGCCAAGCTTCATCGCAAGCTTTGTTGCCCTGACAGAGTTGCAGCCGTGAGCGATATTTGCAAACGGGCCGCCGTGTATGAGGCAGGGTGTGTGTTCAATGGTCTGAACGATGTTCGGCTTGATAGCGTCTTTAAGCACCGCCGTCATCGCTCCGCTCACTTTGAGGTCTCTGCAGAAAACGGGTCTCTTATCATAAGTATACCCGACAAGGATATTGCCGAGCCTTTTTTTAAGATCCTTAAGATCAGATGCCAGACATAAAACAGCCATCACCTCGCTTGCGACGGTGATGGTGAATCCATCCTCACGCGGAACGCCGTTGAGCCTGCCGCCCAAACCGACGACGACATTTCTAAGTTCCCTGTCGTTCATGTCCAGCACACGTTTGAAAACAATGGTGCGGGGGTCGATGTCAAGTGCGTTCCCCTGCTGGATATGGTTGTCGACAATGGCGCACAAAAGATTGTTTGCCGTGGTTATTGCGTGCATATCGCCTGTGAAATGAAGGTTTATATCCTCCATAGGAACGACTTGAGAGTATCCGCCACCGGCCGCCCCGCCTTTTATGCCGAACACAGGGCCGAGAGACGGCTCTCTGAGTGCGATCACCGTTTTCTTTTCAAGTTTATTCAAAGCCTGTCCAAGCCCGACCGTCACTGTCGTTTTTCCCTCTCCGGCAGGGGTTGGGTTTACAGCCGTCACAAGTATGAGTTTTGCGTCGGGACGGCTTTGAAGCCGCGCATAAGCGCTGTCTTTGATCTTTGCCTTATATTCACCGTAAAGCTCGAGCTCTTCATGCAGAAGGCCGGCGTTTTCAGCGATCTCCGTAATGGGTTTTTTTGCGCAAACCCTAGCAATTTCCACGTCACTGAGCATTCTTTTTCCTCCCAAGGTATATTAATGAATATTTTATCACACACATCCCGCAATAACAACATCATATAAATTTTTTATAGCTTTAAAAAAATCGATAGAATTGGGAAAAATAAAGAAAAAGTGTGTAAAAGAGGTTTAGCATCATTATGGCAGTTGCATTTAAATCCGTGATAGCTTTCGGGCTTGTGGCGATACCCGTTTCCATGTATACGGCGACTCAGGACAATGACATCAGCTTCAACCAGCTCCACAAGGAGGACAACTCCCGCATCCGCTATAAAAAAGTCTGCGCCCACTGCGGCAAGGAGATAAATCAAAACGATATCGTCAAGGGTTATCAATACGATAAGGACAATTATGTTGTGGTGACTGACGACGACCTTGAAAAGATCAAAACTGAAAAGGACAAGTCTATTCAGATACTTCACTTTGCAAACCTGAATCAGATATCCCCAGTGTTCTATGACAGGACATATCAGGCATTTCCGGAAGCCGGCGGAGACAAAGCATTCGAGCTGCTGCGCGAGGCTCTGATGTCCGAGCAGAAGATCGCTATCGGCAAGACTGTTATCGGTACAAAGGAAACCCTGCTTGCGATAATCCCCCGTGAAGAGGGCATATTGCTTACCACGATGTACTACGAGGATGAGGTAAAAGCGCTTCAGAAGGCATATACACGTCCGAGCATTTCCGACGCAGAGCTGAATATGGCGAAAACGCTTATAAGCTCTATGGACACGCCCTTTGACCCTTCCCAGTACAAAGACGAATACCAGGAAAAGCTGCGCGAACTGCTTGAAAAAAAGATTGCCGGAAAAGAAGTAGTCCCTGTCAAAGCGGATGCGCCTAACAATGTCATAAACCTTATGGATGCGCTTAAGGCAAGCATCGAGCAGAACAAACCGAAGAAAACAAGAAAGACAAAGGGCGCCTGATAAAGGCGCCCTCAGACTGTCGAAAAAGTACAGTCACCGCAAAAGCGATTACATATAGGTGATTAGGCACCATGGAAGTATCAGGTCTTTAAACGTGATCTTCAGGTTACGGTTCATAAACGCAAAATGGCGCAAGCCCCCCCTTACGGGGGGGAGCACTTTTGCTTACTTCAGAACAGGCGCCCTGCTGTATCTGCATAAAGCGACGTGCGCCTGTTCTTCGTCTGACTGTCCTTTTCGAGCGTCTGTCAGCTGTTGAAACCTGAAAAGGTGCCCTTTAAAAATATAGCATATTATTTATTTAGCGCATATACATCTTTCTGAGCATGAATAGAATAAGCCCCTCGGGCAGCAGTCTGCGCAGAAACACGAGCAGTTTATAATCAAACCCAACCACTCTGAAAACTGGCGGGTTTATCCGCTCTGCAATACCTAGAGCAACTTTGGCGACAGAATCGGGCGACCTGCCCTTTCTCTCGTCCGTTTCCATCTTTGCGACAGCGCTTTTGCAAATATCATTATAAGGCGACCCTTCCGGAAGCTCGTACCGTCTCGCATCGGTAAAGCCGGTGTGAGTATCGCCCGGCTCTATAACAGAGACTTTAACCCCGAAACCCGAAAGCTCCATCCTGAGCGACTTGGCATAAGCCTCTATCGCAAACTTGCTTGAGCTATAATGCGACTGAAAGGGAATCGGGAAAATGCCCGCGACAGATCCAATACATATTACCAGTCCGTTTTTTTGCTTTCTCATATAGGGCAGTATCTGCCTGTTTACCCGCATAACACCGAAATAATTCACTTCCATCTGCCTGTGGGCGGCATCGTCCGGCGTGTCTTCGGCGGAACCGGCAATGCCCATTCCCGCGCAGTGTACGACTATCCCTATGTTTTTGGTTTCTTTAATGATAGCGTCCACAGCCGTTTTGACCGAGCCTTCGTCGCAAACGTCTATTACGACGGGTCTTATCTCACCGCCGCTTTCGAACTTTTGGACACTTCTCCCCGCCGAACGTGCACCTGCATAGACCGTAAAACCCTTCTCCGCAAACATTTTCGCGCAAGCGGCACCTATCCCTGACGACCCTCCTGTGACAAATACTGTTTTGCCATACGGATATTTCATATGTACTCTTCCCTGTCTTTACAATTTTTTTCATTATAACATATTATCGGATTTAAGGGAATATTTGATATAAGCGGAATATATTTTATTTACTTCTTTTTCCACTTGTGGTATAGTATCGAATTAGAGGTGAAAAAAATGGATTTATTTGATAAATGTGAAAAATTTACTGCGGCAAAAGAAATGATAGACTTAGGTTTATATCCTTATTTTCACGAAATAACTTCCCGTCAGGACAGCGTTGTTGACATGGAGGGGCACAGGACGATAATGCTCGGTTCGAACAACTACATGGGACTTACGAGCGACGAACGCGTGATCGAGGCGGGCGTCGAGGCACTCAGGCGCTTCGGTTCAGGATGTTCCGGCTCAAGATTTTTAAACGGCACTTTGACACTTCATACAAAACTCGAGCGTGAACTTGCCGACTTTCTTAATAAAGAAACTGTGATCACATTCAGCACCGGGTTTCAGACCAATTTAGGCATCATCTCATGCATCGCGGGCATGCATGATTACATAATATCTGATAAAGAAAATCACGCCAGTATCGTTGACGGCTGCCGTCTTGCATTTGCAAAGACTTTGAAATATCGTCACAGCGATATGGATGATTTAAAAAGCAAACTCGAATCAGTCCCAGACGGCGCCGGTAAACTGATAGTTACCGATGGCGTTTTCTCAATGGGCGGAGATATCGCAAAGCTGCCCGCTATTGTTGAACTTGCAAGGGCTTACGGCGCACGGGTCATGGTTGATGACGCGCACGGGCTTGGCATGATCGGCAAAAACGGAAGGGGCACCGCAAATTACTACGGGCTTGAAAAAGAAGTCGATATCATAATGGGCACCTTTTCAAAATCGCTTGCAAGCCTCGGCGGGTACATGGCTACATCCGAAACCGTCGCGCACTATGTCAAACATAATTCACGCCCATTCATATTCAGTGCTTCCATCACTCCGGCTTCCTGCGCGACCGCGCTCAAAGCACTTGAAATCCTGCGGGAGGAACCTGAACGTGTCGAACATCTTAAGGCAAATGGTGACTATATGCGTGCAAAATTCAGAGAAGCCGGCATTCCTATAGGCAACTCAGATACTGCAATCATCCCAGTTATGACATACGAAACAAAACGGACATTTATTATAGATCACAT
Proteins encoded:
- a CDS encoding V-type ATP synthase subunit A gives rise to the protein PVTQNTKRYIRTFLALDRSLAYSRHYPAINWTTSYSDYVDDLSEWYEQNVDFDFLKLRERMTTILTEETRLMEIVKLIGADVLPDSQRLIIETARIIRLGYLQQNAYNAQDTYVPLPKQFLMMKLIIYFYDKASLIIQKSIPLSLLADTGIYDKLIRMKYDIPSENMQEFEALRLEIKETVKKIIEENTF
- a CDS encoding V-type ATP synthase subunit B, with amino-acid sequence MSVEYIRLKDINGPLVVLDGVENVFFDEVAELVLDNGEKRLAKVAEIGGGRAVLQVFKGTKNIALDNSRVKFTGHPMELPLSKEILGRVFNGVGEPIDNLPAVYAETKRNINGLPLNPVSRVYPRNYIHTGVSVIDGLSTLIRGQKLPIFSGSGLPHNQLAVQIVHQAKIAEEEGSEFAVVFAAMGVKNDVADYFKKAFEESGVMQRVVMFLNLSNDPIIERIIAPRCALTAAEYLAFELNMHILVVLTDITAYAEALRELSSSKNEIPGRKGFPGYLYSDFASLYERAGMVSSSTGSVTQIPILTMPNDDITHPIPDLTGYITEGQIVFDRALFQQGIYPPIAVLPSLSRLMKDGIGKGYTREDHPSVANQLFASYSKVQDARSLASVIGEDELSATDKQYIAFGKRFESEFLQQGRTENRSLDQTLNLAWDILSELPESELDRVDSDTLKKFYHKK
- a CDS encoding V-type ATP synthase subunit D → MNVNVFPTKGNLMNIKRSFSLAKLGYELLDKKRNVMIMEMMALMGKAKEIQAEIDSTFADAYFALSQANITMGVDTIYDISLSYPVDDTVNVKYRSVMGTALPIIAKPDLTPKPFYGFEYTNSRFDKAFISFLRVKELILRLAEIENSIYRLAYNVKKTQKRANALHDIIIPQYSDIVKFITEALEEKDREEFSRLKIIKSIKTGNNKREK
- a CDS encoding DUF378 domain-containing protein, giving the protein MDRFALLLVIIGAINWGSIGIFNFDIVGWIFGGQGAAISRVIFTLVGLAGVWCVSLLFRERDVVEHDT
- a CDS encoding acetate kinase; amino-acid sequence: MKILVINAGSSSLKYQLIDMTDESVLAKGNCDRIGIDGLLKHKSAKAEFVKEFSMPNHSTAVRKVIEVITDKEIGCISSLDEISAVGHRIVHGGEHFKEAKLVNEAVIDEIAECGKLAPLHNVHSVSGIRACMEVLPNVPHVVVFDTAFHQTMPPEAYMYGVPYDYYKKYAIRKYGFHGTSHRFVTQRAAAMLGKDVNDVNLITCHLGNGSSITAVKNGKCIDTTMGFTPLDGLMMGSRCGAMDPAVVTYIERIEGKTSKEMDMFMNKECGVLGISGVSSDFRDIDDAVAEGNERAKLALDMFIYQIKKYIGSFMYILGKIDGIVFTAGVGENNPELRQEVLKGLQNIHIDSKLNNIHGKETIISTPDSAFKIMVIPTNEECMIARDTKQLVESLKK
- a CDS encoding nucleotidyltransferase family protein, with product MKISAVICEYNPFHSGHAYHIQKTRENGATHIISLMSGNYVQRGDIAVFDKWTRAKLAVYGGADLVLELPTPYAMASAETFARGAVTLLNNLNCVDELSFGSEIGNLTMLKLIADLSETPVLSKAIRGFLDEGASFPKAVSRAYEKTMGHELSDVLNTPNNVLAVEYIKALKKIKSKIQPFTIQRIGSGHHDPIEKEGYVSASFMRDEIKGGRFDELRSYMTDRQFELLKNEIEAGRAPYLLEWMNKAILAKLRTMSDYDFQKLPDLSEGIEQRLMNFIKQCVSVEEICMSVKTKRYPLSRIRRLVISAFLGLSKKFSIQSAPYARVLAMNNKGREILSSIKSSIPILTKPADVNEMCMEAQMLFEFESHATDLYVLASPYIQRCGLEYTISPAYISD
- a CDS encoding isoprenylcysteine carboxylmethyltransferase family protein translates to MELIQILGFLVIVLFYGSYFEKMLSQRRHGITTDRMGRGEKPKHTLRIEVLLKVITFTMTAVQLLSIIVNAKWFLLAYSNTLRYVGIVIALSGVTVFIIAMITMRESWRAGVDSSQKTTLVKDGIYRFSRNPAFLGFDLFYIGFTAAFSNALQICFLLLSVTVLHLQIIEEEKFLPTVFGEEYINYKRKTGRYFSIKGR
- the upp gene encoding uracil phosphoribosyltransferase, with protein sequence MSTHIIEHPLIQHKLSIIRDKNTGSKEFREVIEEIAMLLCYEATRDMPLKEVEIETPIAIAKTKVIAGKKLAVVPILRAGLGMVEGILKLVPAAKVGHIGLYRDPETFKAVEYYCKMPSDISERDVIILDPMLATGGSASAAINLIKRYNPRSIKMMNIIAAPEGIAKIEKDHPDVDIFCSAKDEKLNDHAYIIPGLGDAGDRIFGTK
- the rpiB gene encoding ribose 5-phosphate isomerase B, with the translated sequence MIAIGCDHAGFELKRAVIKHLEEKGLKVKDLGTYSTDSCDYPDIALAVGTAVTDGTCEKGILVCGTGIGMSIAANKIKGVRAACCSDTYSAKLTRMHNNANVLCFGARVVGEGLALEIVDAYIGTEFEGGKHQRRIDKISALEK